A DNA window from Hordeum vulgare subsp. vulgare chromosome 1H, MorexV3_pseudomolecules_assembly, whole genome shotgun sequence contains the following coding sequences:
- the LOC123403595 gene encoding uncharacterized protein LOC123403595 translates to MAVVMKVGAWGAPDGSPQDINAESRPQRLESITIYSVESPGVCGIKGFSFKYVDQQGSSVKSAIWGSNSGNPNTIEMREGEQLKLVGGTFDNEGIGSLTLETNTTKHKTYGYPVQGGEFSLPLPQGKGELVAFFGRSDVTLKALGVYVKGSPAKVGKWGAKSGAPRDIRPDADPCKLESFTIHSSERIHGFSFTYLTKSDQAISVPLWGKKAGEEHTIFMNQSEYVSSITGAYDTYGITFLNFDTNQGASHTFGRNPSAGTKTFSVPLPDNGALDDAAAVAFFGSSGDSLVAIGTYVGVAPE, encoded by the exons ATGGCG GTTGTGATGAAGGTTGGTGCATGGGGTGCACCAGACGGATCCCCTCAGGATATCAACGCCGAAAGCAGGCCCCAACGCCTAGAGAGCATCACCATCTATAGCGTCGAATCTCCTGGGGTATGCGGCATCAAAGGTTTCTCCTTCAAATACGTGGACCAGCAGGGGAGCAGCGTCAAGAGCGCCATCTGGGGCAGCAACAGCGGGAATCCCAACACCATTGAAATGAGGGAAGGCGAGCAGCTCAAGCTCGTGGGCGGCACCTTCGACAATGAGGGCATCGGATCGCTCACGCTAGAAACGAACACGACCAAGCACAAGACCTACGGGTATCCGGTGCAGGGAGGCGAGTTCAGCTTGCCGCTGCCGCAGGGGAAAGGCGAGTTGGTCGCCTTCTTTGGCCGCTCAGACGTGACCCTCAAGGCGTTGGGCGTCTACGTGAAAGGCTCGCCCGCCAAGGTCGGTAAGTGGGGCGCCAAAAGCGGCGCACCACGGGACATCAGGCCAGATGCCGATCCGTGCAAGCTGGAGAGCTTCACCATCCACAGCAGCGAGCGCATCCATGGCTTCTCCTTCACCTACCTTACCAAGAGTGACCAGGCCATTAGTGTCCCCCTCTGGGGCAAGAAAGCTGGAGAGGAGCATACC ATTTTCATGAACCAAAGCGAGTACGTGAGCAGCATCACCGGCGCTTACGACACCTATGGCATCACCTTCCTCAATTTCGACACCAACCAGGGGGCTTCGCACACGTTCGGGCGCAACCCATCTGCAGGGACTAAGACCTTTAGCGTGCCGCTGCCGGACAACGGTGCACTGGATGATGCGGCCGCGGTCGCCTTCTTCGGCAGCTCCGGGGATAGCCTCGTCGCCATCGGCACCTACGTCGGGGTCGCGCCCGAATGA